Proteins co-encoded in one Tursiops truncatus isolate mTurTru1 chromosome 17, mTurTru1.mat.Y, whole genome shotgun sequence genomic window:
- the AZIN1 gene encoding antizyme inhibitor 1 isoform X2: protein MKGFIDDANYSVGLLDEGTNLGNVIDNYVYEHTLTGKNAFFVGDLGKIVKKHSQWQNIVARIKPFYTVKCNSTPAVLEILAALGTGFACSNKTEMALVQELGVSPENIIYISPCKQVSQIKYAAKVGVNIMTCDNEVELKKIARNHPNAKVLLHIATEDNIGGEEGNMKFGTTLKNCRHLLECAKELDVQIIGVKFHVSSACKESQVYVHALSDARCVFDMAGEFGFTMNMLDIGGGFTGTEFQLEEVNHVISPLLDVYFPEGSGIKIISEPGSYYVSSAFTLAVNIIAKKVVENKFSSGGKTGSDEPTFMYYMNDGVYGSFASKLSEDLNTIPEVHKKYKEDEPLFTSSLWGPSCDELDQIVENCLLPELNVGDWLIFDNMGADSFHEPSAFNDFQRPAIYYMMSYSDWYEMQDAGITSDTMMKNFFFVPSCIQLSQEDNFSTEA from the exons ATGAAAGGATTTATTGACGATGCAAACTACTCCGTTGGCCTGTTGGATGAAGGAACAAACCTTGGAAATGTTATTGATAACTATGTTTATGAACATACCCTG ACAGGGAAGAATGCATTTTTTGTGGGAGATCTTGGAAAGATTGTGAAGAAACACAGTCAGTGGCAGAACATAGTGGCTCGGATAAAGCCATTCTACACAGTAAAGTGCAACTCCACTCCAGCTGTACTTGAGATTCTGGCAGCTCTTGGAACTGGATTTGCTTGTTCCAATAAA aCTGAAATGGCTTTAGTGCAAGAATTGGGTGTATCTCCAGAAAACATCATTTACATAAGTCCTTGCAAGCAAGTGTCTCAAATAAAGTATGCAGCAAAAGTTGGAGTGAATATCATGACATGTGACAATGAAGTCGAATTGAAGAAAATTGCACGTAATCACCCAAATGCCAA GGTCTTACTACATATTGCAACAGAAGATAATATTGGAGGTGAAGAGGGTAACATGAAGTTTGGCACTACCCTGAAGAACTGTAGGCATCTTTTGGAATGTGCTAAGGAACTTGATGTCCAAATTATTGGGGTTAA ATTTCATGTTTCAAGTGCTTGCAAAGAATCTCAAGTATATGTACATGCTTTATCTGATGCTCGATGTGTATTTGACATGGCT GGAGAATTTGGCTTCACAATGAACATGTTAGACATTGGTGGAGGCTTCACAGGAACCGAATTTCAATTGGAAGAG GTTAATCATGTTATCAGCCCTTTGTTGGATGTCTACTTTCCTGAAGGATCCGGCATTAAGATAATTTCTGAACCCGGAAGCTACTATGTGTCTTCTGCATTTACACTTGCAGTTAATATCATTGCAAAGAAAGTTGTTGAAAATAAGTTTTCCTCTGGAG GAAAAACCGGAAGTGATGAACCAACCTTCATGTATTATATGAACGATGGTGTTTATGGTTCTTTTGCAAGTAAACTGTCTGAGGACTTAAATACCATTCCAGAGGTTCACAAG AAATACAAGGAAGATGAGCCTCTGTTTACAAGCAGCCTTTGGGGTCCATCCTGTGATGAGCTTGATCAAATTGTGGAAAACTGTCTTCTTCCTGAGCTGAATGTGGGAGATTGGCTTATCTTTGATAATATGGGAGCAGATTCTTTCCATGAACCATCTGCTTTTAATGATTTTCAGAGGCCAGCTATTTATTATATGATGTCATACAGTGATTG GTATGAGATGCAAGATGCTGGAATTACTTCAGACACAATGATGAAGAACTTCTTCTTTGTGCCTTCTTGCATTCAGTTGAGCCAGGAAGACAACTTTTCCACTGAAGCTTAA
- the AZIN1 gene encoding antizyme inhibitor 1 isoform X1: MKGFIDDANYSVGLLDEGTNLGNVIDNYVYEHTLTGKNAFFVGDLGKIVKKHSQWQNIVARIKPFYTVKCNSTPAVLEILAALGTGFACSNKTEMALVQELGVSPENIIYISPCKQVSQIKYAAKVGVNIMTCDNEVELKKIARNHPNAKVLLHIATEDNIGGEEGNMKFGTTLKNCRHLLECAKELDVQIIGVKFHVSSACKESQVYVHALSDARCVFDMAGEFGFTMNMLDIGGGFTGTEFQLEEVNHVISPLLDVYFPEGSGIKIISEPGSYYVSSAFTLAVNIIAKKVVENKFSSGVGKTGSDEPTFMYYMNDGVYGSFASKLSEDLNTIPEVHKKYKEDEPLFTSSLWGPSCDELDQIVENCLLPELNVGDWLIFDNMGADSFHEPSAFNDFQRPAIYYMMSYSDWYEMQDAGITSDTMMKNFFFVPSCIQLSQEDNFSTEA, translated from the exons ATGAAAGGATTTATTGACGATGCAAACTACTCCGTTGGCCTGTTGGATGAAGGAACAAACCTTGGAAATGTTATTGATAACTATGTTTATGAACATACCCTG ACAGGGAAGAATGCATTTTTTGTGGGAGATCTTGGAAAGATTGTGAAGAAACACAGTCAGTGGCAGAACATAGTGGCTCGGATAAAGCCATTCTACACAGTAAAGTGCAACTCCACTCCAGCTGTACTTGAGATTCTGGCAGCTCTTGGAACTGGATTTGCTTGTTCCAATAAA aCTGAAATGGCTTTAGTGCAAGAATTGGGTGTATCTCCAGAAAACATCATTTACATAAGTCCTTGCAAGCAAGTGTCTCAAATAAAGTATGCAGCAAAAGTTGGAGTGAATATCATGACATGTGACAATGAAGTCGAATTGAAGAAAATTGCACGTAATCACCCAAATGCCAA GGTCTTACTACATATTGCAACAGAAGATAATATTGGAGGTGAAGAGGGTAACATGAAGTTTGGCACTACCCTGAAGAACTGTAGGCATCTTTTGGAATGTGCTAAGGAACTTGATGTCCAAATTATTGGGGTTAA ATTTCATGTTTCAAGTGCTTGCAAAGAATCTCAAGTATATGTACATGCTTTATCTGATGCTCGATGTGTATTTGACATGGCT GGAGAATTTGGCTTCACAATGAACATGTTAGACATTGGTGGAGGCTTCACAGGAACCGAATTTCAATTGGAAGAG GTTAATCATGTTATCAGCCCTTTGTTGGATGTCTACTTTCCTGAAGGATCCGGCATTAAGATAATTTCTGAACCCGGAAGCTACTATGTGTCTTCTGCATTTACACTTGCAGTTAATATCATTGCAAAGAAAGTTGTTGAAAATAAGTTTTCCTCTGGAG TAGGAAAAACCGGAAGTGATGAACCAACCTTCATGTATTATATGAACGATGGTGTTTATGGTTCTTTTGCAAGTAAACTGTCTGAGGACTTAAATACCATTCCAGAGGTTCACAAG AAATACAAGGAAGATGAGCCTCTGTTTACAAGCAGCCTTTGGGGTCCATCCTGTGATGAGCTTGATCAAATTGTGGAAAACTGTCTTCTTCCTGAGCTGAATGTGGGAGATTGGCTTATCTTTGATAATATGGGAGCAGATTCTTTCCATGAACCATCTGCTTTTAATGATTTTCAGAGGCCAGCTATTTATTATATGATGTCATACAGTGATTG GTATGAGATGCAAGATGCTGGAATTACTTCAGACACAATGATGAAGAACTTCTTCTTTGTGCCTTCTTGCATTCAGTTGAGCCAGGAAGACAACTTTTCCACTGAAGCTTAA
- the AZIN1 gene encoding antizyme inhibitor 1 (The RefSeq protein has 1 substitution compared to this genomic sequence) → MKGFIDDANYSVGLLDEGTNLGNVIDNYVYEHTLTGKNAFFVGDLGKIVKKHSQWQNIVAQIKPFYTVKCNSTPAVLEILAALGTGFACSNKTEMALVQELGVSPENIIYISPCKQVSQIKYAAKVGVNIMTCDNEVELKKIARNHPNAKVLLHIATEDNIGGEEGNMKFGTTLKNCRHLLECAKELDVQIIGVKFHVSSACKESQVYVHALSDARCVFDMAGEFGFTMNMLDIGGGFTGTEFQLEEVNHVISPLLDVYFPEGSGIKIISEPGSYYVSSAFTLAVNIIAKKVVENKFSSGVGKTGSDEPTFMYYMNDGVYGSFASKLSEDLNTIPEVHKKYKEDEPLFTSSLWGPSCDELDQIVENCLLPELNVGDWLIFDNMGADSFHEPSAFNDFQRPAIYYMMSYSDWYEMQDAGITSDTMMKNFFFVPSCIQLSQEDNFSTEA, encoded by the exons ATGAAAGGATTTATTGACGATGCAAACTACTCCGTTGGCCTGTTGGATGAAGGAACAAACCTTGGAAATGTTATTGATAACTATGTTTATGAACATACCCTG ACAGGGAAGAATGCATTTTTTGTGGGAGATCTTGGAAAGATTGTGAAGAAACACAGTCAGTGGCAGAACATAGTGGCTCGGATAAAGCCATTCTACACAGTAAAGTGCAACTCCACTCCAGCTGTACTTGAGATTCTGGCAGCTCTTGGAACTGGATTTGCTTGTTCCAATAAA aCTGAAATGGCTTTAGTGCAAGAATTGGGTGTATCTCCAGAAAACATCATTTACATAAGTCCTTGCAAGCAAGTGTCTCAAATAAAGTATGCAGCAAAAGTTGGAGTGAATATCATGACATGTGACAATGAAGTCGAATTGAAGAAAATTGCACGTAATCACCCAAATGCCAA GGTCTTACTACATATTGCAACAGAAGATAATATTGGAGGTGAAGAGGGTAACATGAAGTTTGGCACTACCCTGAAGAACTGTAGGCATCTTTTGGAATGTGCTAAGGAACTTGATGTCCAAATTATTGGGGTTAA ATTTCATGTTTCAAGTGCTTGCAAAGAATCTCAAGTATATGTACATGCTTTATCTGATGCTCGATGTGTATTTGACATGGCT GGAGAATTTGGCTTCACAATGAACATGTTAGACATTGGTGGAGGCTTCACAGGAACCGAATTTCAATTGGAAGAG GTTAATCATGTTATCAGCCCTTTGTTGGATGTCTACTTTCCTGAAGGATCCGGCATTAAGATAATTTCTGAACCCGGAAGCTACTATGTGTCTTCTGCATTTACACTTGCAGTTAATATCATTGCAAAGAAAGTTGTTGAAAATAAGTTTTCCTCTGGAG TAGGAAAAACCGGAAGTGATGAACCAACCTTCATGTATTATATGAACGATGGTGTTTATGGTTCTTTTGCAAGTAAACTGTCTGAGGACTTAAATACCATTCCAGAGGTTCACAAG AAATACAAGGAAGATGAGCCTCTGTTTACAAGCAGCCTTTGGGGTCCATCCTGTGATGAGCTTGATCAAATTGTGGAAAACTGTCTTCTTCCTGAGCTGAATGTGGGAGATTGGCTTATCTTTGATAATATGGGAGCAGATTCTTTCCATGAACCATCTGCTTTTAATGATTTTCAGAGGCCAGCTATTTATTATATGATGTCATACAGTGATTG GTATGAGATGCAAGATGCTGGAATTACTTCAGACACAATGATGAAGAACTTCTTCTTTGTGCCTTCTTGCATTCAGTTGAGCCAGGAAGACAACTTTTCCACTGAAGCTTAA